A region of the Salvia splendens isolate huo1 chromosome 11, SspV2, whole genome shotgun sequence genome:
TTGAGGAACCCCTCGAAATTCTTCTTGAAAAGCCCAGCTAGCTTAACAAGAGTCTCCTTGTGAGCCTCCTTGTTACCCCACTGCCCCACGCAAAAATTAAGTGTTAAACAAGATTTCATCATAAAAGGCTGTGTATCTAAATAGCAATGCAGCTTACTGTATTAGCAGGTTCAAGAATCTCTGCAGGAACACCCTCTATTTCCGTTGGTATCTCGAGCCCAAACACATCCGTCTTCACATAGTTCGCCTTCAGCAGCTCACCCGAGTGTATGGCATCGATTATCTTCCTCGTGTAAGCTAACTTGATCCGGCTTCCAGACCCATAGCTgcagataataataaaaaaaaaggtctCTTTACACTAATGTGGTTTTTATGTCTTTAACTATCATAGAAATTTGTGGGGTTCGGTAGTAAGTGGAATAGCACATGAGACATATATAAATGGTTCTATTTCTATATTTACATCGATATATgacatttgttttatttactgCTTGCTAATATGGATATTCATTACCATAATGGAGATAAAGATATTGACATGTGAAAAGTGTGTGTACCTTCCACCGGACCAGCCGGTGTTGACGAGCCACCCAGTGGCTCCATGTTTCTGCATCTTGTCAGCCAGCACAGCTGCATACTTGGTCGGGTGAAGCATGATGAAGGCTGCACCGAAGCACGCAGAGAATGTGGCTGTAGGCTCCTTTATACCGTCCTCTGTTCCGGCAACCTGCATCAGTTCCGGCAAGTGTTAGGACCCTATAGAGTGAGAAACCGGGCTTAGAGGTATTTTAGTAGGTTAATTTTTAAGTTTCTGTAACATGAgtttaattttagttttgaaTCCAAAAGAAAGCTGTGAAATGTATTCTTGAGCCCAATGTAAAATGTCTGGCTTTACCTCTACTTAGAGGAGTTGGTTTTGTGCTTACCAGGGCAGTGTAGCCGCTTATGAAGTGGTACATAGTTTGAGCCAAGTTGAGTTTGCTGACTGGGGGAAGCACGCCAAAGGCGTCGCAGGCCAATAAGATCACGTTTTTCGGATGAGGGCCGACGCAGGGTATCTTCGCGTTTGGAATGAACTCGATCGGGTAGGCAGCACGTGTGTTCTCTGAGAAGGAAAAACGAACCATAAGGCACTTGCAAGCTCATTTAATCATGTAATTCTTCAAATACTCAATTCTACCTGTGACAGATTTATCCGAATAGTCAACCTCTCGCGTGTGTTCATCGAACACCACATTTTCGAGAActgcagaaaataaaatggataggAGATGAATCAGTTCACAGAAAGTGAAGGAAAAAGACAGAACGAGAGGGGAAAGTGGAGGCCACCAGCTCCAAACTTGATGGCATTCCAAATATCCGGCTCTTTCTCTCTTGACAAGTCTATGCATTTGGCGTAGCAGCCGCCTTCGATGTTGGAGACACCGTTGTCACTCCAGCAGTGCTCGTCGTCTCCAATCAAGTACCTGTTGTGATCCGTAGACAATGTTGTTTTGCCAGTACCTACaacaaaaacacacaaaaaattaTACAAGCTTTGATTGAGATTGATACATCATATACAGAGAGGTTGGTAGAAATATTACCGGATAATCCGAAGAACAGGGCGACGTCTCCGTCTTTCCCCATATTGCAACCGGAGTGCAGGGAGAGGACACCACGCTTAGGCATGAGATAGTGCATCAGGCTGAAGAGACCCTTCTTCATCTCCCCAGCATATTGAGTGCCGAGGATCACCATCTCCTTTCTAGCAAGATTCACGTCTATACTAGTCGAGGAAGTCATGTAGTGAGTGTATCGGTTGCAGGGGAACTGCCCTGCATTGTATATGGTGAAGTCGGGCGTGCCAAAACTCTCTAGTTCTTCAGGAGTAGGTCGAATGCACCTGCACCAGACACACAACACTCATATATATTATCACTCTTTATACAAACAAAACTCAATAAACAAACAATGTGTAAAAGTTGACTAGCTACTTACATGTTGTGCATAAACAAAGAGTGATAGGCTCTAGCAGAGACGATCCTCACTTTGATGCGATGCTCCGGGTCCCAGTTAAGGAACTGGTCG
Encoded here:
- the LOC121753674 gene encoding phosphoenolpyruvate carboxykinase (ATP) 1-like, whose protein sequence is MAANGEFSFRSSGVKGRNNLPKIHTDKKASDESDICHDDSATPVKAQTLDELHSLQKKKSAPTTPIQAALGEFAEEDRHKQQMQSISASLASLTRETGPKVVKGDPARAAETPRVAPASHHHFEPTLDISDSGLKFTHILYNLFPAELYEQAIKYEKGSFITSSGALATLSGAKTGRSPRDKRVVKDETTDDLWWGKGSPNIEMDEHTFLVNRERAVDYLCSLEKVYVNDQFLNWDPEHRIKVRIVSARAYHSLFMHNMCIRPTPEELESFGTPDFTIYNAGQFPCNRYTHYMTSSTSIDVNLARKEMVILGTQYAGEMKKGLFSLMHYLMPKRGVLSLHSGCNMGKDGDVALFFGLSGTGKTTLSTDHNRYLIGDDEHCWSDNGVSNIEGGCYAKCIDLSREKEPDIWNAIKFGAVLENVVFDEHTREVDYSDKSVTENTRAAYPIEFIPNAKIPCVGPHPKNVILLACDAFGVLPPVSKLNLAQTMYHFISGYTALVAGTEDGIKEPTATFSACFGAAFIMLHPTKYAAVLADKMQKHGATGWLVNTGWSGGSYGSGSRIKLAYTRKIIDAIHSGELLKANYVKTDVFGLEIPTEIEGVPAEILEPANTWGNKEAHKETLVKLAGLFKKNFEGFLNYKIGTDSKLTDEILAAGPNF